A region from the Nesterenkonia lacusekhoensis genome encodes:
- the ribD gene encoding bifunctional diaminohydroxyphosphoribosylaminopyrimidine deaminase/5-amino-6-(5-phosphoribosylamino)uracil reductase RibD, with translation MNRTDAQTPMMRRALQEALRGARGANPLVGAVLVSGAGEVLAVGHHRGAGSLHAERDALSQVDPETDLSAATLYSTLEPCRHQGRQPACTEAILTAGVGRVVYGAADLTDIAGGGGQALAESGVETIGGVLAQECEQLNHRWSLAQEQGRPFVTVHLAQSLDAKIAASDGTSQWVTSAASRAHTHRIRQRVDAILVGTNTALVDDPRLTARDEHGSLTEHQPLRCVLGLRDVPQGAALRRGRPEGQGWTQLRTRDPLEALQELAQTIHQGHPVRHVLVEGGQSVLSAFVAADLVDEIFAYQAPIILGTGRSSIADIGVTTLHQAPRYELDPADGGPVRVMEGDVCTHLQPSSASAPQKETSH, from the coding sequence ATGAACCGGACCGACGCCCAGACGCCGATGATGCGCCGCGCACTTCAGGAGGCCCTGCGCGGAGCCCGGGGCGCCAACCCGCTGGTCGGAGCAGTGCTGGTCTCCGGCGCCGGGGAGGTCCTCGCGGTGGGACATCACCGCGGGGCGGGCAGCCTCCACGCGGAGCGCGACGCCCTGAGCCAGGTGGACCCGGAGACCGACCTGAGTGCGGCCACGCTCTACTCCACGCTGGAGCCCTGCCGCCATCAGGGGCGCCAGCCGGCCTGCACTGAGGCCATCCTCACCGCCGGCGTCGGGCGTGTGGTCTACGGGGCTGCGGACCTCACCGACATCGCCGGGGGAGGCGGACAGGCGTTGGCCGAGTCCGGCGTCGAGACCATCGGGGGAGTCCTCGCCCAGGAATGCGAGCAGCTGAATCACCGCTGGAGCCTCGCCCAGGAGCAGGGGCGCCCCTTCGTCACGGTGCACCTGGCGCAGAGCCTGGACGCGAAGATCGCGGCCTCGGACGGCACCAGCCAGTGGGTCACCTCTGCGGCCTCCCGTGCGCACACCCACCGGATCCGCCAGCGTGTGGACGCCATCCTGGTCGGCACCAACACCGCGCTGGTCGACGATCCGCGGCTGACCGCGCGGGACGAACACGGCAGCCTCACCGAGCATCAGCCGCTGCGCTGCGTGCTGGGCCTGCGCGATGTCCCTCAGGGCGCCGCCCTGCGCCGCGGCCGCCCGGAGGGGCAGGGGTGGACCCAGCTGCGCACCCGCGACCCGCTGGAGGCGCTGCAGGAGCTGGCCCAGACCATCCATCAGGGCCACCCGGTGCGTCATGTGCTGGTCGAAGGGGGCCAGAGCGTGCTCTCGGCCTTCGTGGCCGCGGATCTGGTGGATGAGATCTTCGCCTACCAGGCCCCGATCATCCTAGGCACCGGGCGCTCCAGCATCGCCGACATCGGCGTCACCACACTTCACCAGGCACCGCGCTATGAGTTGGACCCCGCCGACGGCGGTCCCGTCCGGGTCATGGAGGGTGATGTCTGCACCCATCTTCAGCCGAGCAGCGCTTCTGCGCCGCAGAAGGAGACCAGTCACTGA
- the ribB gene encoding 3,4-dihydroxy-2-butanone-4-phosphate synthase, which yields MFTGIVTGLGTVLQRRSRQDHSGPDQGVEQLTFRAPGHLGGLELGGSIAVNGVCVSAVDLDHSAEEISVELIPETLRRTSLGALQPGHPVNLERCLPSGARLDGHVVQGHVDGLGRLIERDPDDGRHRFSLSPELAPYLAEKGSIAVDGVSLTVTAVSEPTSGQPWFEVGLIPTTLAETTLGRLQIGGAVNLEVDVLAKYARRMLGFQEPDPADAVPARLPAIAQPDTPAPVLDPVEVALEQLATGRPVVVVDDAGRENEGDIIFPAAASTPELMAFTIRHSSGVLCAPMSAERAAHLQLPPMVAENEDPKGTAYTISCDADASHHPQITTGISAADRALTAQLLAAASSGPQDLTRPGHLFPLIAHADGVLGRPGHTEAAVDLCELSGAPAVGIIAELTHDDGEMMRLPALREFADEHGLALISIEDLIRHRGGTPAPEEAAAPVDAEALTRQDLVEAGPVVALPTDYGTFAAQVWTERRTGHEHMLISAEGHHPQQNGTVTRPLIRMHSECVTGDVFGSQRCDCGTQLISALESIQRDGGHLLYLRGHEGRGIGLANKMRAYRLQEQGADTVEANEMLGLPAEQRDFTGAAAILHGAGITRLQLLTNNPEKVRVLREAGLDVEQVPSTGVVHEANRRYLETKRDRMNHLLDHLGLTTTHDEQGEHQRL from the coding sequence ATGTTCACCGGAATCGTCACGGGCCTCGGCACTGTCCTGCAGCGTCGCTCCCGTCAGGACCACAGCGGGCCCGACCAGGGCGTCGAACAGCTCACCTTCCGCGCCCCGGGCCATCTCGGCGGGCTGGAGCTGGGCGGATCCATCGCAGTCAACGGTGTCTGTGTCAGCGCCGTGGATCTGGACCACAGCGCCGAAGAGATCTCCGTGGAGCTCATCCCTGAGACCCTCCGGCGCACCTCGTTGGGGGCGCTGCAGCCTGGGCACCCCGTGAATCTGGAGCGCTGCCTTCCCTCCGGCGCCCGCCTGGACGGCCACGTGGTCCAGGGCCATGTGGACGGTTTGGGGCGTCTGATCGAGCGCGACCCCGACGACGGACGCCATCGCTTCAGCCTCAGCCCCGAGCTGGCGCCCTACCTGGCGGAGAAGGGTTCCATCGCCGTGGACGGAGTCTCGCTGACGGTGACCGCAGTGAGCGAGCCGACCTCCGGACAGCCCTGGTTCGAGGTGGGGCTGATCCCCACCACCTTGGCCGAGACGACGCTGGGTCGCCTGCAGATCGGCGGCGCGGTCAACCTCGAGGTGGACGTGCTGGCGAAGTACGCTCGCCGCATGCTCGGCTTCCAGGAGCCCGACCCCGCCGACGCCGTCCCTGCTCGCCTGCCGGCCATCGCTCAGCCGGACACCCCGGCTCCGGTGCTGGACCCGGTGGAGGTGGCCCTTGAGCAGCTGGCGACCGGCCGTCCGGTGGTCGTGGTCGACGACGCCGGCCGTGAGAACGAGGGCGACATCATCTTCCCGGCCGCGGCCTCCACTCCCGAGCTCATGGCCTTCACCATCCGGCACAGCTCCGGTGTGCTCTGCGCCCCCATGAGCGCCGAACGAGCCGCGCATCTGCAGCTGCCGCCGATGGTCGCGGAGAACGAGGACCCCAAGGGCACCGCCTACACCATCAGCTGCGACGCCGACGCCTCCCATCACCCGCAGATCACCACCGGCATCAGTGCCGCCGACAGGGCGCTGACCGCCCAGCTGCTCGCGGCTGCCTCCTCCGGGCCGCAGGACCTGACCCGCCCGGGTCACCTCTTCCCGCTGATCGCCCATGCCGACGGTGTGCTGGGGCGGCCCGGTCACACCGAGGCCGCAGTGGATCTCTGCGAGCTCTCGGGCGCACCCGCCGTCGGGATCATCGCGGAGCTCACCCACGACGACGGCGAGATGATGCGACTGCCCGCGCTGCGCGAGTTCGCCGACGAGCACGGACTGGCGCTGATCTCCATCGAGGACCTGATCCGGCATCGCGGGGGGACGCCGGCCCCGGAGGAGGCCGCGGCTCCCGTCGACGCCGAGGCGCTGACCCGGCAGGATCTGGTCGAGGCCGGGCCGGTGGTCGCTCTGCCCACGGACTACGGAACCTTCGCCGCCCAGGTGTGGACCGAGCGCCGCACCGGTCATGAGCACATGCTCATCTCGGCCGAAGGTCATCATCCGCAGCAGAACGGCACGGTGACCCGCCCGCTGATCCGCATGCATTCCGAATGTGTCACCGGAGACGTCTTCGGCTCCCAGCGCTGCGACTGCGGGACCCAGCTGATCTCAGCCCTGGAGTCCATCCAGCGCGACGGCGGGCACCTGCTCTATCTGCGCGGCCACGAGGGCCGCGGCATCGGCCTGGCGAACAAGATGCGTGCCTACCGGCTGCAGGAGCAGGGTGCGGACACCGTCGAGGCCAATGAGATGCTGGGCCTGCCTGCCGAGCAGCGTGACTTCACCGGAGCCGCGGCCATCCTGCACGGCGCCGGGATCACCCGGCTGCAGCTGCTGACGAACAACCCGGAGAAGGTGCGCGTGCTGCGCGAGGCCGGGCTCGACGTCGAACAGGTCCCCTCCACCGGCGTGGTCCATGAGGCCAACCGCCGCTACCTGGAGACCAAGCGCGACCGCATGAACCACCTGTTGGACCACCTCGGACTCACCACCACCCACGATGAACAAGGAGAGCATCAGAGACTATGA